The Vibrio rhizosphaerae genome includes a region encoding these proteins:
- a CDS encoding GHMP family kinase ATP-binding protein: protein MLSHQIVRFSQMVQATSEPLIDILSEPQESSGLCYFGSGQSCCTFGELLQGVLPNGQDFLVTLSVQRYVSAKFYLVKEEAGLQVCPPHKTKALALAHTLLSRYQLPLQGVLEIASDLPEGKGLASSSADLVATARAVTDYYQIRIRSEELARLMCQIEPTDAVMFPHCVAFHQNIGDVIADLGALPELFIIAHDEGGSVDTVAHKKTRPGTSPAEREQYAHLLARLQQAVKQRDCQEIGHVTTMSAILNQRLRPNKYLSLFIDICEQHGGLGVVVAHSGTYIGILLDANDVQLAEKRAAIENALQTNDLGAEMFHT, encoded by the coding sequence ATGCTATCTCATCAAATTGTGCGTTTTTCTCAAATGGTTCAGGCAACGAGTGAGCCGTTGATTGATATCCTGTCAGAGCCACAGGAGTCGAGCGGCCTCTGTTATTTTGGTTCTGGTCAGTCTTGCTGCACATTTGGCGAGTTACTGCAAGGCGTATTACCCAACGGGCAAGATTTTCTGGTGACGCTTTCGGTTCAGCGCTACGTGAGCGCAAAATTTTATCTCGTAAAAGAGGAGGCGGGCTTGCAGGTTTGTCCGCCTCATAAGACGAAAGCACTGGCTTTGGCACACACACTGTTGAGTCGCTATCAATTGCCATTGCAGGGTGTGCTTGAAATAGCTTCTGATTTACCCGAAGGGAAAGGGTTAGCCAGCTCTTCCGCTGATCTGGTTGCGACCGCCCGGGCGGTGACAGACTACTATCAGATTCGTATCCGCAGTGAAGAACTTGCCCGTCTCATGTGCCAAATCGAGCCAACCGATGCGGTGATGTTTCCTCACTGTGTCGCGTTTCATCAAAATATCGGAGATGTGATTGCTGATTTGGGGGCGTTGCCCGAGCTGTTTATTATTGCGCATGATGAAGGGGGCAGCGTTGATACCGTCGCCCATAAAAAAACACGCCCCGGGACCAGTCCCGCTGAGAGAGAGCAATACGCGCATTTATTGGCACGTCTTCAACAGGCAGTCAAACAGCGTGACTGTCAGGAGATCGGCCATGTCACCACAATGAGCGCAATTTTAAATCAACGGCTGAGGCCCAATAAATATCTGAGTTTGTTTATTGATATCTGTGAGCAGCATGGCGGGCTTGGCGTTGTTGTCGCACACAGTGGCACATATATCGGTATTCTCCTCGATGCCAATGATGTGCAACTGGCCGAAAAGAGAGCAGCTATTGAGAATGCATTGCAAACCAATGACTTAGGTGCTGAAATGTTTCATACCTAA
- the cas1f gene encoding type I-F CRISPR-associated endonuclease Cas1f, with product MDDLSPSDLKVILHSKRANMYYLEYCRVMQKDGRVLYLTESKKENLYYNIPIANTTVLLLGNGTSITQAAMRMLSQAGVLVGFCGGGGTPLHMATEVEWFTPQSEYRPTEYLQGWLSFWFDDGKRLEVAKQFQNARIDYLQSVWSKDRELKSHGFVFQDDMIQTALATFHQRTDKATQTAELLLTEAQLTKVLYKYAANNTGLKNFTRQHDSTTLANDFLNHGNYLAYGLAASCLWVLGIPHGFAVMHGKTRRGALVFDVADLIKDAVVLPWAFVCAKENASEQEFRQQVLQAFIDHQSMGFMFNTIKAIALDKPAEQGDAGQ from the coding sequence ATGGATGACCTTTCCCCCTCCGACTTAAAAGTCATACTTCACTCTAAACGCGCCAATATGTACTACTTAGAGTATTGCCGGGTGATGCAAAAAGACGGGCGTGTGCTGTATCTCACCGAATCAAAAAAAGAAAACCTCTATTACAACATCCCCATTGCCAACACCACCGTCTTGCTTTTAGGCAATGGCACGTCGATTACCCAAGCCGCAATGCGCATGTTATCTCAAGCCGGAGTATTAGTCGGATTTTGTGGCGGGGGTGGTACGCCGCTGCATATGGCAACTGAGGTGGAATGGTTTACGCCGCAAAGTGAATATCGCCCGACCGAATATCTGCAAGGCTGGCTCTCTTTCTGGTTTGATGATGGAAAACGCCTCGAAGTTGCCAAGCAATTTCAAAACGCCCGGATTGACTACTTACAGTCGGTATGGTCGAAAGACCGTGAATTAAAAAGCCACGGTTTTGTCTTTCAGGATGACATGATCCAAACCGCTTTAGCCACTTTTCATCAGCGTACCGATAAAGCGACTCAAACGGCAGAATTACTGCTGACCGAAGCGCAACTGACGAAAGTCCTTTACAAATATGCAGCCAATAACACCGGGCTGAAAAACTTCACCCGCCAGCATGACTCCACCACGCTTGCCAATGACTTTCTCAATCATGGTAACTACTTAGCCTATGGTCTGGCAGCCAGTTGCCTGTGGGTACTGGGGATCCCGCATGGGTTTGCTGTGATGCATGGTAAAACCAGGCGCGGGGCACTGGTGTTTGATGTGGCGGATCTGATTAAAGACGCAGTTGTCTTGCCGTGGGCGTTCGTCTGCGCCAAAGAAAATGCATCGGAGCAAGAGTTTCGTCAGCAGGTGTTGCAAGCTTTTATCGATCATCAATCAATGGGCTTTATGTTTAATACCATCAAAGCGATTGCTTTGGATAAACCTGCTGAACAAGGAGATGCCGGGCAATGA
- the csy3 gene encoding type I-F CRISPR-associated protein Csy3, with the protein MMADKKLKTPSVLAFEAKLIPSDALMFAGNWDQNDWSPILVGEKSVRGTISNRLKNALANDPAKLDAEVSKANLQTVDTAALPHHTDTLKLVFSLRVLGGLDVPSTCNDPAYQQALAAKVHAYQVETGFKELAQRYALNIANGRFLWRNRVGAENIRVEVNAAGKTFSFNSYEYDLRTFASNDQVDQLAALIQQGLQGEAVFLKVTACAKLGEGQAVFPSQELVMGGGKGDKSKFLYQLDGQAAMHSQKIGNALRTIDTWHSAVEEVGPIAVEPYGSVTNRGAAYRQPKEKMDFYKLLDSWMLKEQTPAIEQQHYIMAMLIRGGVFGE; encoded by the coding sequence ATGATGGCTGATAAAAAATTAAAAACTCCCTCCGTACTGGCATTTGAAGCGAAATTAATTCCGTCTGATGCCTTAATGTTTGCCGGCAACTGGGATCAAAACGACTGGTCCCCGATTCTGGTGGGCGAAAAGTCAGTGCGTGGCACGATTTCCAACCGTTTAAAGAATGCGCTTGCGAATGACCCGGCAAAATTGGATGCCGAAGTGTCAAAAGCGAACTTACAAACCGTCGATACCGCAGCATTGCCTCATCATACCGATACACTCAAACTGGTGTTTTCACTGCGTGTCTTGGGCGGGTTAGATGTGCCTTCAACCTGTAACGACCCAGCCTACCAACAAGCACTGGCAGCAAAAGTGCATGCTTATCAGGTGGAAACCGGGTTTAAAGAGCTGGCACAACGGTATGCTTTGAATATTGCCAACGGGCGCTTTCTCTGGCGCAACCGGGTCGGGGCTGAAAATATCCGCGTCGAGGTGAATGCTGCCGGAAAAACCTTCTCCTTTAACAGTTATGAATACGATTTGCGCACTTTTGCCAGCAACGATCAAGTGGATCAACTGGCGGCTCTGATTCAGCAGGGTTTACAGGGGGAAGCGGTCTTTTTGAAAGTCACTGCCTGTGCCAAGTTAGGCGAAGGTCAGGCGGTGTTCCCGTCTCAGGAGCTGGTGATGGGCGGTGGCAAAGGCGATAAAAGTAAATTCCTTTATCAGCTTGATGGTCAGGCGGCAATGCACTCACAAAAAATCGGTAATGCCTTACGTACGATTGACACATGGCATTCTGCGGTAGAAGAAGTCGGCCCGATTGCTGTGGAACCTTACGGTTCGGTGACTAATCGCGGAGCGGCTTACCGGCAACCGAAAGAAAAAATGGATTTCTACAAACTGCTGGACAGTTGGATGTTAAAAGAGCAAACCCCGGCCATCGAACAACAACATTACATCATGGCAATGCTGATTCGTGGCGGTGTCTTTGGCGAATAA
- the csy2 gene encoding type I-F CRISPR-associated protein Csy2 — MKHYLLLKKIEVQNANAIAGLTYGFPAITNFLGFAHALSRQLAPKMGVTLGGVAVISHKNAVHARRPSGWGDYVFALTRNPLTQQGNTAPINEEGRMSMQMSLLIEIEGIRGGDRQTEQTLIEHLKTVVPSLRLAGGQITHVAAYQLLASEAQQRHALRRLMPGFVLIDRHDYLAKHFEQLQQHNPGSTLMDAWCDFATLKYSATPLADDTVAQHDALEKGSADTRATEKDDTKQKAVWQAQPKPETGYLVPIATGYCAISECYAPGEVANVRDTQVPVVFAETAYSVGEWLSVHRLQEIQQGIWCYHHDSPWYLAKGSLIQETVLPPDFIDETEAQTGFDPDFL; from the coding sequence ATGAAGCATTATCTTTTATTGAAAAAAATCGAGGTGCAAAATGCCAACGCCATTGCAGGATTAACCTACGGCTTTCCTGCAATCACCAACTTTCTGGGCTTCGCTCATGCCTTGTCCCGTCAGCTAGCACCTAAAATGGGAGTGACTCTCGGTGGTGTAGCAGTGATCAGTCACAAAAATGCGGTGCATGCGCGCCGACCGAGTGGTTGGGGCGATTATGTATTTGCATTAACCCGTAATCCGCTGACTCAGCAAGGCAATACCGCGCCCATCAACGAAGAAGGGCGGATGTCGATGCAGATGTCGCTATTGATTGAAATTGAAGGGATTCGTGGCGGTGACAGGCAGACGGAGCAAACCCTGATTGAGCATCTGAAAACCGTGGTGCCGTCGCTGCGTTTAGCCGGTGGTCAGATTACCCATGTCGCAGCGTATCAACTACTCGCCAGTGAAGCCCAGCAGCGCCATGCATTGCGTCGGTTGATGCCGGGATTTGTCTTGATCGACCGCCACGATTATTTAGCCAAGCATTTTGAGCAATTACAGCAGCACAATCCGGGCAGTACGTTAATGGATGCCTGGTGTGATTTCGCCACCCTCAAATACAGCGCGACACCGCTGGCAGACGATACCGTTGCACAGCATGATGCGTTAGAAAAAGGGAGTGCAGACACACGTGCGACAGAAAAAGATGACACCAAGCAAAAGGCGGTTTGGCAAGCCCAACCTAAGCCAGAAACGGGTTATTTAGTACCGATTGCAACAGGCTATTGCGCCATTTCTGAATGTTATGCCCCGGGGGAGGTCGCCAACGTCCGCGATACTCAGGTTCCGGTCGTTTTCGCTGAAACGGCGTATTCCGTCGGCGAGTGGCTCAGTGTGCACCGTTTACAAGAGATTCAACAAGGAATTTGGTGTTATCACCATGATTCCCCTTGGTATTTGGCGAAAGGATCTTTGATTCAAGAAACTGTTCTACCACCTGATTTTATTGATGAAACCGAAGCACAAACTGGTTTTGACCCAGATTTTTTATAA
- the csy1 gene encoding type I-F CRISPR-associated protein Csy1 → MDGTLSAAIAAYIHQRKQAKLEPLQKALNKVLEQSDDPVAIAQAQAEYHQQADPIESAYDPVTWLTDAARRAKQISLATHAAKFTHSDAKASSILLNHYQIEDGGYLVSAHLPDKAIDAVGNAAALDVARLLKLQANGETLIDQLQNHSVAALSAFTSDESRLAEWQAGLSQALGDEKVSAHTLSKQLYFPVGDNEAASYHLLCPLYASSLSHQLYAKVRQSRFGDSKDVRDAHKKGHYDDRLDIRFPATAVQMFGGSKPQNISQLNSERYGQGFLLNCAPPTYQAQTKPPVNSLSIFDRQFGFKTSALVREFKAFLASLSEKDRNFKTRYKRDYYYVKPLIDRLLNVVAEIQAIPDSAGWSNAPTCNMKRAHQLCLDINNPDSAFQRERQQGDWLDGVANDFAHWLLRQLDNKQQYLLGDGEQRYFKKLCLNELRAFERMNVVSEEHHA, encoded by the coding sequence ATGGACGGAACATTAAGTGCCGCAATCGCGGCATATATCCACCAGCGCAAGCAGGCGAAGCTTGAGCCATTGCAAAAAGCGCTCAATAAAGTGCTTGAGCAAAGCGACGATCCGGTTGCGATTGCGCAGGCGCAAGCTGAATATCATCAGCAGGCCGACCCCATCGAAAGCGCTTATGACCCGGTCACTTGGTTAACCGATGCGGCACGGCGGGCAAAGCAAATTAGTCTGGCGACTCACGCAGCAAAATTTACCCACAGTGATGCCAAAGCCAGCAGTATTTTACTCAATCACTATCAAATTGAAGATGGCGGTTATCTTGTCTCGGCTCATCTGCCGGATAAAGCGATAGATGCTGTTGGTAATGCTGCTGCATTGGATGTGGCGCGTTTATTAAAATTGCAAGCCAATGGTGAGACGTTGATCGATCAGTTGCAAAACCACAGTGTTGCGGCATTAAGCGCGTTTACCAGCGATGAATCGCGATTGGCCGAATGGCAGGCAGGACTGAGTCAAGCGCTGGGTGACGAGAAGGTCTCGGCGCACACGCTCTCGAAACAGCTTTATTTTCCTGTCGGTGATAATGAAGCGGCCAGCTATCACCTGTTGTGTCCGCTCTATGCATCATCACTTTCGCATCAACTGTATGCGAAAGTTCGTCAATCCCGTTTTGGTGACTCAAAAGACGTTCGCGATGCGCATAAAAAAGGGCATTATGACGACCGGTTAGATATCCGTTTCCCCGCAACCGCAGTGCAAATGTTTGGCGGCTCAAAACCGCAGAATATTTCGCAGTTAAACAGCGAACGCTACGGCCAAGGCTTTTTACTCAATTGCGCACCGCCGACTTATCAGGCGCAAACCAAGCCACCGGTGAACAGCCTCTCAATCTTTGACCGCCAGTTTGGCTTTAAAACCAGTGCATTAGTGCGAGAATTTAAAGCTTTCTTAGCCAGCCTGAGCGAGAAAGACCGCAATTTTAAAACTCGCTACAAGCGGGATTATTACTACGTTAAACCGCTGATTGATCGTTTATTGAACGTGGTGGCCGAAATACAGGCGATTCCCGATAGTGCCGGTTGGAGTAACGCGCCGACGTGCAACATGAAGCGCGCCCATCAGCTCTGTCTGGATATCAATAACCCTGACAGCGCTTTTCAGCGTGAACGCCAGCAAGGCGACTGGTTAGATGGGGTGGCGAATGACTTTGCACATTGGTTGCTACGCCAGCTCGACAACAAACAGCAATACCTGCTCGGGGATGGTGAACAACGCTATTTTAAAAAACTGTGTCTGAACGAGTTGCGGGCCTTTGAGCGGATGAATGTTGTATCAGAGGAGCACCACGCATGA
- the cas6f gene encoding type I-F CRISPR-associated endoribonuclease Cas6/Csy4, producing MKYYQDITLLPDADISLGFIWEKVYQQIHLMLVEHKNEAYVSDIGLSFPAYGDAAFPLGHQLRLFADNESQLADASVAQWLQRLRDYVHIKSIKPVPNGITEYACFSRCNPKSQQQRLKQLDRRVAHLSHKHGVDEHEMRSVLLTSVKKHSGRSQLPYIRVQSLSTPAEGQHRHQFMLFIQCDKSNSAPDGGNGFTCYGLSAKAKGKETFVPWF from the coding sequence ATGAAATATTATCAAGACATAACATTACTGCCGGATGCTGATATTTCGTTAGGGTTTATCTGGGAGAAGGTGTACCAACAAATACACCTAATGTTGGTAGAACATAAAAATGAGGCGTATGTCTCTGACATCGGGCTGAGTTTTCCGGCCTACGGTGATGCTGCATTTCCGCTTGGTCATCAGCTGCGACTATTTGCGGACAACGAATCACAGCTTGCTGATGCCAGTGTGGCGCAGTGGTTACAGCGTTTGCGTGATTATGTCCATATTAAATCAATCAAGCCGGTGCCTAATGGGATCACGGAATACGCCTGTTTTTCTCGCTGCAATCCTAAGTCACAACAGCAGCGTTTAAAACAGCTTGACCGTCGGGTCGCTCATTTGTCGCACAAGCATGGAGTGGATGAACATGAGATGCGGAGTGTATTGCTCACTTCAGTGAAGAAGCACTCTGGTCGTAGTCAGTTGCCCTATATTCGTGTGCAGAGTTTATCTACACCGGCTGAGGGGCAGCACCGCCATCAATTTATGCTGTTTATTCAATGTGATAAATCGAACTCAGCGCCCGATGGTGGCAATGGGTTTACGTGCTATGGTTTGAGTGCGAAAGCCAAGGGGAAAGAAACATTCGTGCCGTGGTTTTAA
- the cas3f gene encoding type I-F CRISPR-associated helicase Cas3f has translation MMVTFVSECEKNALKKTRRVLDAFADRIGNNTWQTLITEDGLQTVRKMLKQTASRSTAVSCHWIRSRSRSQLLWVVGNRSKFNLDGLVAVNRTSLNLEHREWETGWYLNEIVALASAVAGLFHDFGKANALFQNKLCGNSATKGEPYRHEWISLRLFEVFAKGKTDSEWIQQLAQFTDPSIAKQWDTQLTQAIFIDAPDALQNPFAHFAPFAKLIAWLVVSHHRLPKNNDGSKPVNIEEMDMWLEQCFDCHWNSPNALDLSQYSQQALQENWCFPHGTPMLSRTWQQKAAKLARRLQKTPLLISHSIPWFEQRFVSHMARLSLMLADHYYSSLRLGEGKTAWQDPNYAPIANTDRQSAHDQSTVPKQQLDEHNIGVCVNAQRFARNLPALKYTLPAIAQHRLFSKSAGIEKYHWQDKAYAKAKAIAKPTERQGFFGVNMASTGCGKTIANARFMYGLADDREGCRFSVALGLRTLTLQTGDAYRDLLKLGDDDLAVLIGSQAVQTLHELNHGDRHHGSESAEDWFEQLFIHYEGQIYDGRLKHWLSASPKLEQLVSAPILVSTIDHLMPATESQRGGKQIAPMLRLLTSDLVLDEPDDFGLEDMPALCRLVNWAGMLGSRVLLSSATLPPSLIKTLFDAYRAGREQYNQAQFADAKQPPIWCAWIDEFTTHSQEITQLSDFVATHRQFVDQRVTKLDKHDLPVRQGEVVQVAQFTRHDSMTNAACRHAIYDRVAHTFYAQIHHLHQAHCVTAPNGKRVSLGVIRMANITPMVAVAQALTQLQPQPNVRICYCVYHSQFPLALRSDKEHKLDRILDRHDVDALWQQPEIQPILDTATEANIVFVVLGTSVVEVGRDHDYDWAIAEPSSMRSLIQLAGRIQRHRQQVPVQPNLMVLNQNIKALKGKPVAYCHPGFESKALPLACHDMTELLKGELAHISARTRVKEPTDQYQQNGRDFLRNRSEPKQQAYPVKSFLVQEHRALRFALESMPKPEFYHSGKEANRWWTSGLGNHASWNGELIQQTEFRKSEPQESFVLRCDEDGQLEWSQLDTSCQPYRYVSQSTRFHTVELQIARGCQWWFTPSPVEIYAQFAHQLGQSISRTSNRLGEVQLRTGNKDQTIEWAWHEQLGVFQPENQ, from the coding sequence ATGATGGTGACATTTGTTTCTGAGTGCGAAAAGAATGCCCTCAAGAAAACGCGTCGTGTTTTAGACGCATTTGCTGACCGAATCGGTAACAATACATGGCAAACCTTAATCACCGAAGACGGCTTACAAACCGTGAGAAAAATGCTTAAACAAACGGCCAGTCGCAGCACTGCCGTGAGTTGCCATTGGATCCGCAGCCGATCCCGGAGTCAGTTACTGTGGGTGGTGGGCAATCGGTCTAAGTTTAATTTAGACGGGCTGGTTGCGGTGAACCGAACCTCACTTAATCTTGAGCACCGTGAGTGGGAAACCGGCTGGTATTTGAATGAAATCGTGGCATTAGCCAGTGCAGTCGCGGGATTATTTCATGATTTTGGCAAAGCCAATGCGCTGTTTCAGAACAAACTCTGCGGGAACAGTGCAACCAAAGGCGAACCGTATCGCCACGAATGGATCTCACTACGCTTGTTTGAAGTGTTTGCCAAAGGTAAAACCGACTCAGAATGGATCCAACAACTGGCTCAATTTACCGATCCCTCCATCGCCAAACAATGGGATACGCAGCTAACGCAGGCGATTTTTATCGATGCGCCGGATGCACTACAAAATCCGTTTGCTCATTTCGCCCCATTTGCCAAACTGATCGCGTGGTTAGTGGTGTCGCATCACCGGCTGCCCAAAAATAATGATGGGTCTAAGCCTGTGAATATCGAAGAAATGGATATGTGGCTGGAGCAGTGTTTCGACTGCCATTGGAACTCACCCAATGCCCTCGATTTGTCTCAATATAGTCAGCAAGCATTACAAGAGAACTGGTGTTTCCCGCATGGCACTCCGATGCTCAGCCGGACTTGGCAACAAAAAGCGGCAAAACTGGCGCGACGGTTACAGAAGACGCCTTTACTCATCAGCCATTCTATCCCTTGGTTTGAACAGCGTTTTGTCAGCCATATGGCGCGTTTATCGCTGATGTTAGCCGATCACTACTATTCTTCGCTTCGCTTAGGTGAGGGTAAAACTGCGTGGCAAGATCCGAATTATGCGCCGATTGCCAATACCGACCGACAGTCGGCGCATGACCAAAGTACCGTGCCAAAACAGCAGCTTGATGAACACAATATCGGGGTCTGTGTGAATGCCCAGCGCTTTGCCCGCAATTTACCCGCGTTGAAATACACATTGCCTGCCATTGCGCAGCATCGGCTATTTTCTAAAAGCGCCGGGATTGAAAAATATCACTGGCAGGATAAAGCCTACGCCAAAGCGAAAGCCATTGCGAAACCCACAGAGCGACAAGGCTTTTTTGGCGTCAATATGGCATCTACCGGCTGTGGGAAAACCATTGCCAATGCCCGTTTTATGTATGGTCTGGCCGATGATCGGGAAGGATGCCGCTTCTCCGTGGCGTTAGGATTACGCACTTTAACACTGCAAACCGGTGATGCTTACCGTGATTTATTGAAACTGGGGGATGACGATCTGGCGGTACTGATCGGCTCTCAAGCGGTGCAGACACTGCATGAACTCAATCATGGCGATCGACATCACGGCAGTGAATCGGCTGAAGATTGGTTTGAACAGCTGTTCATTCACTATGAAGGGCAGATCTACGATGGCCGGCTGAAACACTGGCTGAGTGCCAGCCCCAAATTAGAACAACTGGTGAGTGCGCCGATTCTGGTCAGTACCATTGATCACCTCATGCCCGCGACAGAAAGCCAACGCGGTGGCAAGCAGATCGCACCGATGTTGCGTCTACTCACTTCTGATTTGGTGCTCGATGAACCGGATGACTTCGGTTTAGAAGATATGCCCGCGCTGTGTCGCTTAGTCAACTGGGCCGGGATGCTTGGCTCGCGAGTCTTGTTGTCTTCCGCGACTTTGCCACCGTCATTAATCAAAACCTTATTTGATGCCTATCGAGCCGGGCGGGAACAATACAATCAAGCGCAATTTGCAGACGCCAAACAGCCCCCGATCTGGTGCGCGTGGATTGATGAATTTACCACTCACAGCCAAGAAATTACCCAACTCAGTGATTTTGTTGCAACGCACCGCCAGTTTGTCGATCAACGGGTCACCAAGCTGGACAAACACGATCTGCCAGTTCGCCAAGGGGAGGTTGTGCAGGTGGCGCAATTCACGCGCCACGATTCAATGACAAACGCTGCATGTCGCCACGCCATTTATGACCGTGTGGCGCATACCTTTTATGCGCAGATTCATCACTTACATCAGGCCCATTGTGTGACGGCACCGAATGGTAAACGGGTTTCATTGGGGGTGATTCGGATGGCGAACATCACCCCGATGGTAGCTGTCGCCCAAGCACTGACTCAATTACAACCCCAGCCGAATGTTAGAATTTGCTACTGTGTGTATCACTCGCAGTTTCCACTGGCGTTACGCTCTGACAAAGAGCACAAATTAGACCGAATACTGGATCGTCATGATGTCGATGCGTTGTGGCAACAACCGGAAATTCAACCGATTTTAGACACAGCTACCGAAGCAAACATCGTTTTTGTGGTGTTGGGCACTTCCGTGGTCGAAGTCGGGCGTGATCATGACTACGACTGGGCAATTGCAGAACCGAGTTCGATGCGCTCATTGATTCAGTTGGCCGGACGAATTCAGCGTCATCGTCAGCAAGTCCCGGTACAGCCGAATCTGATGGTACTCAATCAAAATATCAAAGCATTGAAAGGTAAGCCGGTGGCGTATTGCCATCCGGGGTTTGAAAGTAAAGCGCTGCCGTTAGCCTGCCATGATATGACTGAATTGTTGAAAGGTGAGTTAGCCCATATATCCGCAAGGACTCGCGTCAAAGAACCAACGGATCAATACCAACAAAACGGCAGAGATTTCTTACGTAATCGCAGCGAACCGAAGCAGCAAGCTTATCCGGTTAAATCTTTCCTTGTGCAAGAGCATCGAGCCTTACGCTTTGCCTTGGAATCTATGCCAAAGCCGGAGTTTTATCACAGTGGGAAAGAGGCGAACCGCTGGTGGACGTCTGGCCTTGGCAATCATGCCAGTTGGAATGGTGAATTGATACAACAAACCGAGTTTCGCAAGTCCGAGCCTCAGGAGTCGTTTGTACTGCGCTGTGATGAAGACGGGCAACTGGAGTGGAGCCAGCTGGATACGTCCTGTCAACCGTATCGTTATGTGTCGCAATCCACACGTTTTCACACCGTTGAGTTGCAAATCGCACGAGGATGTCAGTGGTGGTTTACACCATCGCCGGTTGAAATTTATGCGCAGTTCGCGCACCAGCTTGGTCAGTCAATCAGCCGCACCAGCAACCGGCTCGGTGAAGTACAACTGCGAACCGGCAACAAAGATCAAACCATTGAGTGGGCTTGGCACGAGCAACTCGGTGTGTTTCAACCCGAAAATCAATAA
- a CDS encoding class I SAM-dependent methyltransferase, giving the protein MTTVNTKNIHVWNAWVPIHVRSDFYAMDEFKKNPDSLKALDKQLLGDLQGKEVLHLQCHFGQDTLSLAHAGAHVTRVDYSPEAIKTATALAAELNIPAKFVCQDVLELQLDQKFDIIYTSYGVINWLSDLNQWAQVIRRHLKDGGHLVMVEFHPFLNVLDDEFNSIGYDYCNQGDAVTFSDQKSYVNSPDDHGSYTTYEYLHPLSDVINALTNAGITFEMTEYPYSNYNCFPNLYEVSEGSGTYRHRFSIPMMFSIVGQL; this is encoded by the coding sequence TTGACAACTGTTAATACTAAAAATATTCATGTATGGAACGCATGGGTGCCGATTCATGTCCGCTCCGATTTCTACGCCATGGATGAATTCAAGAAAAACCCTGACTCGCTCAAAGCACTCGACAAACAACTGCTGGGGGATCTGCAAGGTAAAGAGGTCCTTCATCTGCAGTGTCATTTTGGCCAAGATACCCTGTCATTAGCACATGCAGGAGCGCATGTAACCAGGGTAGATTATTCACCTGAGGCGATCAAAACTGCCACGGCACTGGCTGCTGAATTGAATATCCCGGCAAAATTCGTCTGCCAAGATGTCTTAGAACTGCAACTGGATCAGAAGTTTGACATCATCTACACCTCTTATGGGGTGATCAACTGGTTGTCCGATCTGAATCAATGGGCGCAAGTGATCCGCCGGCACTTAAAAGATGGCGGTCACTTGGTGATGGTTGAGTTTCATCCGTTTCTCAATGTACTCGACGATGAATTCAATAGCATTGGGTATGATTACTGCAATCAAGGTGACGCTGTCACATTTTCAGACCAAAAATCATATGTAAATAGTCCTGATGATCATGGGTCGTATACCACTTATGAATATTTACATCCGCTGTCTGATGTAATTAACGCGCTCACAAATGCCGGGATTACTTTCGAAATGACAGAGTACCCCTACAGTAATTACAACTGTTTTCCGAATCTGTATGAGGTCTCTGAAGGTTCTGGAACTTATCGCCATCGGTTCAGTATCCCGATGATGTTTTCAATCGTCGGACAGCTATAA